The following proteins come from a genomic window of Dreissena polymorpha isolate Duluth1 chromosome 1, UMN_Dpol_1.0, whole genome shotgun sequence:
- the LOC127864603 gene encoding uncharacterized protein LOC127864603 yields MHKGRPLVKPMVIVTTSGYFISVIGPYLANSKNNDASILHHIIKNNIEEIKNWVKENDIFVVDRGFRDATSLLEELGIHAQMPSFLPRGSKQLPTDLANSSRLVTKVRWVVEAANARIKRWKYLDHILPTNQVPYIGDYIKIICSLCNKFLPPLSANCESSEDFLCAERMMAKLKEENKLQKFVEDNNLHRRSISKWSSVNESVSNFPQLDETMLKLLTLGTYQLKLCPSYIQEYMGSECTIDVFRETCDLIRVRLQSRHISSKTYQVWIQYDSDHVKAWYCQCRAGARTVGTCSHVASVIWYLSGLSGPINDCGIQDWGKYIDDASHVPQTVDTSDSESDVSTVEE; encoded by the exons ATGCACAAGGGAAGACCATTAGTTAAACCCATGGTTATTGTAACAACATCAGGATATTTTATTTCCGTAATCGGTCCATATTTGGCCAACAGCAAAAATAACGACGCATCAATTCTGCatcatataattaaaaacaacatcGAAGAAATTAAAAACTGGGTCAAAGAAAACGACATATTTGTTGTCGACAGAGGCTTCCGTGATGCCACCTCTCTGCTTGAAGAGCTCGGGATCCACGCGCAGATGCCGTCATTTTTGCCGCGAGGAAGCAAACAACTACCAACTGATTTGGCAAACTCTTCACGGCTAGTTACAAAG GTAAGATGGGTAGTTGAAGCGGCTAACGCTAGAATCAAGCGGTGGAAGTATTTGGACCACATCTTGCCAACGAATCAAGTGCCATACATAGGCgactatattaaaattatttgtagTTTATGTAACAAGTTTCTTCCACCTTTGAGTGCCAACTGTGAATCGTCTGAAGATTTTTTATGTGCGGAAAGGATGATGGCCAAActaaaagaagaaaataaattgcaaaaattTGTAGAAGATAATAACCTCCATCGCCGTAGTATCAGTAAATGGTCGTCTGTTAACGAATCTGTTTCCAACTTTCCTCAACTTGACGAAACAATGCTTAAACTCCTGACGCTAGGCACCTACCAGTTGAAGCTCTGTCCGTCTTACATTCAAGAATATATGGGCTCTGAATGCACAATCGATGTGTTCAGAGAAACTTGTGATCTCATTCGTGTCCGTCTTCAAAGCCGTCATATTTCATCAAAGACTTATCAGGTCTGGAttcaatatgactcagaccatgtTAAAGCATGGTATTGTCAATGCCGGGCAGGTGCGCGTACTGTTGGCACGTGTTCGCACGTTGCATCTGTCATTTGGTATTTGTCTGGTTTATCCGGGCCAATAAATGATTGTGGCATTCAGGACTGGGGCAAATATATTGATGACGCGTCTCATGTGCCACAAACTGTGGACACTTCCGACTCCGAGTCAGATGTCAGTACTGTTGAGGAGTAA